The DNA window aaacaattttaaacttttctttttgatgaataaacaattttaaactTCGAACTAAGGTTGTGTGTCTATTacaatttaagttataaaactattcattaaaaaaaaactgagactacaaaaaatttaatggactatcaatttctttttcatttttcaactTTCATCATCGTATTAGAAATCGGTTCTTAAGATtgacataattaataattattttaaaaatttggagtAACTGAAtgatttactttttaaaaaattgatcaaaCAACAATGtcgtttgataaaaaaaaaacaataaatcgTCATTTGATAtagagaaattttaaaagataatcaCATAATATACCATTTGCCCAAGTAAAATTTCATCTTCTATTGACCAACGAGTTGtggctcaaatggtataagtgcTGGACAACAAActgtcaaggtcgtgggttcaattccgcccacaagcgctcccccctcctccaattatcaaaaaaaaaaaatttttttGACTCCGCCTCTAGTGACAGTTATAATGTAATTTCATTCATTAAAACTAATTTCCCTACAAATCTCTGATTACATAGCTAAGACAGCCATGCATTGTGAAACATAGTTTCCCTACAAATCTCTGATTACATAAAGATGTATATGGCATAGACCATAGTTTTGACATTTAAAGTGAACACATGAAATTTGATGGTGCATGCATtaataaaacattatataaaagTGTAAAAGCGGAATTTGTCTCGCCAGCTGATTGCACATCATCTGCTCACGATGTGGAGATATATTACATTAGATGGCTGCAAATATTACAACAATGTATGGATTATCATCAGCTCACATGCAATGGAGCCGTATTCAGATGGTCACCTTCAATtgcattataaaaaaatacacacCATCTACATCATTATTGTGGTgaacaaaatataaacaaagAAGAATTCATTTTCAAATTCTTAAACTATATCTGTTTTATTAATccgatttttaaattattttttattcttatctgaAACTTTAATTtagtgaaaaattatttttaagttcCTGAACGATAAAAGCGACgttgtttcgtaattttcgaAAATACAATTTATTACCCTAAACGGCATCATTTTGCAATTCAAGAACTCGAAAATGATTTTTCGTTAAATTGAAGGatcaaaaaagataaaaaataatttaagaaccggatggaaaaaaaaaatatagtttaagGATTCAGAAATAGGTTATTCCTATGAACAAATTAATACTGGCCTAAATCAATCAAATATTGAGTAGTAGTTTAATATTTAATGTGGTATGGCATATTATCAGACGAGGCACGTAAGAAGATTAGGTTAGGTGTTTATGTTACAagtgtttcaaaaaaaaaaaaaaggttaggtGTTTATGTTTTGGTGTCAGACTTATTAGGTTTGAAACCTCTCATTATTGCCAAATTTAATCGGATTCGAGCTTTCACGAAAAACTTGACTAATTGGACCCATAATAGACATTCACGGCTAATAAGTAGTGTTCCCACGTGACCCTTATTACTTATATCTACTCGACGTGATTACTGCAATgcaacaattaataaatatttgtcttaaaaataatttccagtttataaattaatataaatactaaaaatctaatttagtttatttaaatattaaatgaattaatttaatttataaaaaatattttactagtttatttaattagtaatcttaagtttttttttgtaataaatcatagtataattaataaagatatatatatattatataactaTTTGAATGGTACTACTATATTGAGGGGGAAAAAAAAGGGTGTGTGTCCAACACAACCATAAATATTGTGTCGAAATCAATTTGAGTCCTTTTTCGTTTAGTTTTTTGTTGTGACGATCGATCGTCATTGATGGTACTGCAACCACTGGCTATAGGATGAAAATAGGGTCAATTTCATTTTAAGTCACAGCTGACGTCACCTCATTTGTATTTCATTTCATCCATTTATCTGCCACGTCCTCTCCATACTTCCTTCTCATGAAATTGTATTTTCTGAAAGTGTCATTTGTTTTTTATGTATTTCATCCATTTAATTATGCAAAGccttggaaaaaaaaatcatgcaAAGCCTGAAGCCAAAGGCCACATTTTATGATCGAGCTTTCTCATAAAGCGTCTGTGATACTTTATTTTTTCATGTAGTGATGCAGTCATAAGCTTTTGGTGGCCCATTTGGGGACacagtaaatttttatttataacagaCACTGTGATTTTAAATGTTATTTGAGGAGTTATCTTTtacataatattatcatttcatctttaaaaaaattgtttggtttttttataaaaataaaaaagttcttTTAACAATGATCGAATTAAACGACAATTATTTTCACcctgattttaattaaatttattgattaaataaGGCTTCACGTTTTTACAGTTTTAGTCTGACTCATTCAGTGTTATTAAAAGAGCACTTATTTCTATTATTTGACAAtcttattaatgaaaatttgattttgataaaaaaaaaagatcacaAAAATAAACAATCTTACTCATAATATGTATTTCATCTCAgctaattttcaatttaaaatatttttttctaaatagcAATTCAGAAATTGATACTATATTGGAAGATGCATTATTCATTTCATTTACAATATTTGTTTAGTACAATAATGTTACACACACAATTATATATTGGAAAAAACATTTTccattataaaaaatttcaatccaCGCGGATCATATGTATGCAGGAGATCCCGTGAGAAACTGAGAATAGCAGTATTTTTTGATCAAGATCTGGCAAATAGCATTATTATAATCCATGAGATTAatgataatcaaattaacaattcttaattgataaaaaaaacttaataaaagtcaaaaaattatagaaaaataaaagacaGGAGACTGACTTTAGTTAAGCTAGGATCGCCTATAAATAAAAGACAACTGGcacatataaaacatttatcTAGAGACTCAAAAAAAGAGACAACGTGGCGTCCATCCAAACATAAAGGAGAGTAGGATCTATTGTAATCTAACGGTCAAACATATCAATAAACAGCCAAGCCCATCCAAACAGAtcacacaaaataaaaaaaaatctattatcTCTATAAAGTTCTTACTCACCCTCTGGTGTTGAAGACTTTCAACAAAACATAAGGGAAgcttgaggaagaagaagaacaggTAGCCATGGCTTTAGAGATGAAGGCACGACCCTTGACATTTGTAGCGCACGCGCTTGCTCTTGCGGCTGCGAttatggttttgttttggtGTATTAGCTTTAGAGGCGGTTTGGCTTGGGAAGCCACAAACAAGAATCTCATCTTCAATGTAAGTTTTCCTTCGATTTTATACAGGTTTACTGATCTTTTGCAGCTAAATTATGTTTTCTGATAAATGGTTAAATTTTGAGCtcaattttgtttctttttcaattggtttgattttttaggTCACATAGTTATCAGAATTAAAGGTTTTTGTTTGGTCGTGTTAATTTATGGGTCTGCAAATAGTTGTCATTCTTTCATTACGGTGTCGTTTTGCCTCTCACTTAACACGTTCCTTCTTTTCATTGGcatctgtaatttttttattcgatTTTGTCTTTCACTCATAATTTAGCATTAAATTCCATTTTAGTTGTATTTTACTATAATATCAATGTCATGACTTTCTAAATTAAAAGGAGCAGTAGTTAGATTAGATAAGATCAACATCGCTAATATTTGACTAACACTACAATAATTAGAATGAGatcttatttatttacttttgttaaattttggAATGGTTGGTGGTGTGTTTCTTAGCTAACAATAAGTCAGTATTTCATTAGGACTAGGTTGATCATGggccttttatttttcttaagcCCATTATTCTACAGCTCGTATTACATTCAGTTTTTTGAAAATTagcaaaaataaatcaattttttaggATGAAATAATTTGTcatttagccttttttttagctactagtttcgcattacgtgctatgcacgtggctcatAACGTAAtccgtcaatgaacatattagtaaatttaatataattatatcaattttttatttataattaatattaaattaattaaaaaaatttgtaaaaataaatataatatatttggttataaaatatttttccatactgaataataagatagaaatttaaataataatatattgaaactaaaagataggtatttctaataatttgaaaacaatttagttagttttgacatattaaaaactaaattggagataatttagctaactattctaattaggattttaattatatagtgattaattaaataactaattagttaatcaCTATAAAACCTCtatttagtagtaaattgaaaaggattattcagtaaatttgacTGTCTCCTCctatccgtacttttatatatatattatagatatagataggGCAAAGTAAAAAACTATacataattattgttttaaaaaatttgatcatCCACCAACAACTTTGACCACCtactttttttgtcttttttccATAGATGTGCTATGTACTTCAGAGTTCTGTTCAAAATACCACCATTTTCTTAAAAGCTCATAACGTGGCCTGGAATTTGTCATATGTGTAcagtcttttaaaaatattatctactAACTCAAAAGTATTAATTCAAATACAGTTGGATATTCTGATCATgtagtttaaatataaaaaatggcacgtaattaatttaaatgacCGTTAATTTTGAGTATGTATCTTAAACGAAGTTGAAAATAATTTCCGACATTTCTTTCTCTGTTATAAATGATGAAGACTTTCCAACACAGCACGCTTCTGCTTTTACATATGGACAACTATGATGATATGTGTTCTTTTAACTTGTTAGATTCTAAAACAAAaaactttaaactttttatttattttaaatccaaaAATCTATCTGCTTATTTTGTTAATGCATTCCATTAAAGCAAGCATTTTTAAGTACATTTTTATCACTTTAGTCCTCTTTTAAGAGAAAAATCTATCTTAATATATGGATCCATCATTAGCCTCTCTTACATAAATTCTCCTATCAATTAAATACGCAAATTACTTTCTGTGAAAAGATTTCATGATAAATTCATATGAAAACTTTCCTATCCTGcttttttttcatcttattaatttattattaaatttttatgaaagagCTTGTTAAAATGATAATATGTTGCTCTCTTTCAACAGCTTCACCCTGTTCTGATGCTAATTGGACTTGTTATCATAGGAGGCCAAGGTAATTAGACATTTCCTTTTCTTTAACAAATTCATGTGCCTATCTAATAATTTTGGTAAAGCAAAATGGTACTAACAAACACTTTATCCCCGCTCAGCTATTATGAGTTACAAAAGTCTTCCTTTGAAGAAAGAACATAAGAAACTGGTGCATCTCACTCTCCATGGAATTGCACTAATCCTTGGCTGCATTGGCATCTACGCTGCTTTCAAGAATCATAACGAAAGCGGCATTGCTAACTTATACAGCTTACATTCCTGGATTGGGATCACCGTCATTTCTCTTTACGGCATTCAGGTAATCACCGACcgactaattaaattaaaatcccATATACATAACatcattattgtttttttaagtaGTCGAGCTTATAAATGAAATGGAAATGTTATTTGGCAGTGGATATATGGGTTCGTTGTGTTTTTCTTCCCCGGAGCATCAGCTGGGGTTAGAAGTGCCTCCCTCCCATGGCATGTATTATTTGGGGTGTTTGTGTACATATTGGCGGTAGCAAATGCAGCACTAGGATTCTTGGAGAAGCTGACATTCCTTGAGAACGGTGGTATTGCCAAATATGGGTCTGAAGCATTACTTGTCAACTTCACTGCCATTGTTGCCATTTTATATGGTGCCCTTGTCATATTGTCGGCACTCAGTCAGGCTCCTGTAGAAGATGATTACAGCTACAGTGCTATATAAGAAGATGATTGTGGAGTGTGTACACGTGGATGGCTTCACTGATTAATTTTATTGGAAGCTCGGACGTATGTTGTATTTGTACTTAAATATTTcgtatatttatataataatataatgtttGTGTGTTTGTTGTAAGTTCATCCATCTCATGTTAACTTTGGTCCCTCTAGTTTTTGCTCGTGTAGAGCTTTTTGGTTAAGAGAGATATGCGGCAGTACTTAATGGGTTCTAATATATATGGGCATTCTCAATTTTGGGTTGTTTATATTGGCATTTTTCTATTAGCTTTATTAGTTACTATATGATATGCAACTATACCTGTAATATGAATAGATCGAGATTTTGTTTTTAGTGTCTGCCAAAACAATAGTGATGGATCTTTCATTTGCTTCTCATAACAACCACatcaattagaaaaattattacacgcaaccgttgcgccatgtcattcgtgcaacaaaccaatgatgTGTTAGCCgtgtaaaaaaattcataataaaaaaattacgtaATAACTAACAAAAATTCTATCGCAAATTCCAATtgacttgttgtaaatatgacatgtcacaaccaatgcatgggataaacactccgTCTATTATCAATAGGgcttattttataaaaatgtttcTCCTGTCTAATTGATTCTGTCAACTCAATCCATTTATGGGCTATTTATTTATAGCTCATTTGCATTTTAATGTCATGGATGATGACCCATATTTTCTCGAGAGAGCATCATGTACACACAAATTGCCtatgatttttaataattttaatatcgaACATAATTCAATTAGGTTCGTGAATGTAATATCCGTAgtaattcattttaaaacaactaaatttgTAGATATTAAGGTGGTGAAGAAAGAGGTTGAGAGGAAAGCTGATGAGCTGAGTGACAACAATATGTGGGGATCAAAAGAGGGGCTGTGGGCTATAGGAGGAGAGGTCATTTATTGGGGAAGAAGAGAGTTGAGTATAAATAGTCCCTACAACGTGCCTTTTGATGCTTAACCTCAATCCTCCTTAGCTACAACTCGTACGACCCATTTCAGGCTCTGCCCTCTCTCTTATAGATTTTTGGGCTACTTgcaaaagaatataaaaaatttagcaaaactaatttttcttcttgataatatttgtttatatgtatttttcaaatGAAGTTTGTGTATAAGTTTTATTTGCACTGTCTTACATTGATTTAGGCCTCGCTT is part of the Mercurialis annua linkage group LG3, ddMerAnnu1.2, whole genome shotgun sequence genome and encodes:
- the LOC126673872 gene encoding transmembrane ascorbate ferrireductase 1; the encoded protein is MALEMKARPLTFVAHALALAAAIMVLFWCISFRGGLAWEATNKNLIFNLHPVLMLIGLVIIGGQAIMSYKSLPLKKEHKKLVHLTLHGIALILGCIGIYAAFKNHNESGIANLYSLHSWIGITVISLYGIQWIYGFVVFFFPGASAGVRSASLPWHVLFGVFVYILAVANAALGFLEKLTFLENGGIAKYGSEALLVNFTAIVAILYGALVILSALSQAPVEDDYSYSAI